Proteins encoded within one genomic window of Spirulina major PCC 6313:
- a CDS encoding serine/threonine-protein kinase, which yields MSYCLNPSCTQPKNPDSAEVCQTCGSKMLMRDRYRGVKSLGQGGFGTTFLALDHGLPGHPPCVIKQLRPSSNDPQIFQMAKELFEREAETLGKIGNHPQVPRLLDYFEYNKDFYLVQEYVKGLNLQQEIKRHGPIIEAGARQFLSEILPMIQYIHENKVIHRDIKPANLIRREQDKKLVLIDFGAVKNKVNPQNSTNSSDQTALTSFAIGTPGFAPPEQMALRPVFASDIYAIGVTCIYLLTGKSPKDLDYDQKTGEMLWRKDVDISDNFANVLKKMLEVSVRHRYQNAQEVLNALDMEPYMDDLAKSLVTAPNPNPGGNLASSSDDEVMPASSPTLSATERLAMKLRERRARRQKTGGGANMDAMGGGKYPGRGSSVAGRSTASRLPDSASGNPGSRRRAAARLDVETVLTAYTKGRRDFAQQNLSQLKLMEANLEGGIFHQSKLRKTNLQKANLAGTDFGRASLAGANLRDANLGRSYMAGSDLEGADLRGADLSHANLSRANLRGANLCGANLTNAKISEDQLAMAKTNWSTVLPHGRRGFW from the coding sequence ATGAGTTACTGTCTCAATCCCTCCTGTACTCAACCAAAGAACCCTGATTCGGCCGAAGTTTGTCAGACTTGTGGTTCTAAGATGTTGATGCGCGATCGCTATCGTGGAGTCAAGTCTCTCGGCCAAGGAGGCTTTGGAACCACCTTCCTCGCCTTAGATCACGGCCTGCCGGGGCATCCCCCCTGCGTGATTAAGCAACTCCGTCCCTCTAGCAATGATCCGCAAATCTTCCAGATGGCGAAGGAGCTATTTGAACGGGAAGCTGAAACCCTGGGCAAAATTGGGAATCATCCCCAAGTTCCCCGCTTGCTAGACTACTTTGAATATAACAAGGATTTTTATCTCGTCCAAGAATATGTAAAAGGGCTGAATCTACAACAGGAAATTAAGCGTCACGGGCCGATTATTGAAGCCGGAGCACGGCAATTTCTGAGTGAAATTTTGCCGATGATTCAATACATTCATGAGAATAAAGTTATTCACCGCGACATTAAACCGGCCAACTTAATTCGGCGTGAACAGGATAAAAAGCTCGTCTTGATTGACTTCGGTGCGGTCAAAAATAAGGTTAATCCCCAAAATTCCACCAATAGCTCTGATCAAACGGCTCTCACGTCCTTTGCGATCGGGACTCCTGGCTTTGCACCGCCGGAGCAGATGGCGTTACGCCCTGTTTTTGCCAGCGATATTTATGCGATCGGGGTGACTTGTATCTATCTCCTTACGGGAAAGTCGCCGAAGGATCTGGACTATGATCAAAAAACCGGGGAAATGCTGTGGCGCAAGGATGTGGATATTTCCGATAATTTTGCCAATGTTTTGAAAAAAATGTTGGAGGTTTCGGTTCGACATCGCTATCAAAATGCCCAAGAGGTTTTGAATGCGCTTGATATGGAGCCGTACATGGATGACTTGGCGAAGTCGTTGGTGACGGCCCCGAATCCGAATCCGGGGGGAAATCTTGCCAGTTCTAGCGATGATGAAGTGATGCCGGCTTCGTCGCCCACCCTGTCGGCCACGGAGCGCCTAGCGATGAAGCTCCGAGAACGACGGGCCCGCCGTCAAAAGACGGGCGGGGGTGCAAATATGGATGCAATGGGTGGGGGGAAATATCCTGGCCGGGGTTCCAGTGTGGCGGGACGCAGTACCGCGAGTCGGCTGCCGGATTCTGCGAGCGGTAATCCGGGGAGTCGGCGGCGGGCGGCGGCGCGGCTGGATGTGGAAACGGTTTTGACGGCTTATACGAAGGGGCGGCGGGATTTTGCCCAACAGAATCTGAGTCAGTTGAAGCTGATGGAGGCCAATTTAGAGGGTGGAATTTTTCACCAGTCTAAGTTGCGCAAGACAAATTTACAGAAGGCAAATTTGGCGGGTACTGATTTTGGCCGGGCGAGCTTGGCGGGGGCGAATTTGCGGGATGCGAATTTGGGGCGGTCTTATATGGCGGGGTCGGATTTGGAGGGGGCGGACTTGCGGGGGGCGGATCTCAGCCATGCGAATTTAAGTCGGGCGAATTTGCGGGGGGCGAATTTGTGCGGGGCGAATTTGACGAATGCGAAGATCTCGGAGGATCAACTGGCGATGGCAAAAACGAACTGGTCTACGGTTTTACCTCATGGTCGTCGCGGGTTTTGGTAG
- a CDS encoding fructosamine kinase family protein encodes MWDQIAQQITTWTDQPFTIQDRQSVGGGCINQGYRVSDGDRSYFIKLNAAHQEAMFQAEALALRQMATTHTIRVPHPIGVGVAERSSYIVMEWLNFGRGASQSWAQMGRDLAALHQATGSNQFGWDQNNTIGSTPQVNTWTDSWADFFAEHRIGFQLRLAQRRGGSFPATATVIAKVRDLLAAHHPQPALVHGDLWSGNAACTVDGVPVILDPALYWGDRETDIAMTELFGGFPAAFYSGYEALFPLDSGYPQRKKLYNLYHILNHFNLFGGGYGGQAARMIDQL; translated from the coding sequence ATGTGGGATCAAATTGCCCAACAGATTACCACTTGGACAGATCAGCCATTCACGATTCAGGATCGCCAATCCGTGGGTGGGGGCTGCATCAATCAGGGCTATCGAGTGAGTGACGGCGATCGCAGCTACTTCATCAAACTCAACGCAGCCCACCAAGAAGCCATGTTCCAGGCTGAAGCCCTGGCCCTACGTCAAATGGCCACCACCCACACCATTCGCGTCCCGCACCCCATCGGCGTTGGCGTGGCCGAGCGCTCCAGCTACATTGTGATGGAATGGCTCAACTTTGGCCGGGGAGCTTCCCAAAGTTGGGCGCAAATGGGACGAGACCTCGCCGCCCTCCACCAGGCGACCGGCTCCAATCAATTCGGCTGGGATCAAAACAACACCATCGGCTCCACCCCCCAAGTCAACACCTGGACAGATTCTTGGGCGGACTTTTTCGCCGAGCATCGGATCGGGTTTCAACTCCGCCTCGCCCAGCGGCGCGGCGGTTCGTTTCCGGCCACCGCCACCGTGATCGCAAAGGTACGCGACCTCCTCGCCGCTCATCACCCCCAGCCTGCCCTGGTTCACGGCGATCTCTGGTCGGGGAATGCGGCCTGTACTGTGGATGGTGTTCCCGTCATTCTTGACCCGGCGCTCTATTGGGGCGATCGCGAAACCGACATTGCCATGACGGAACTCTTTGGCGGCTTTCCCGCAGCCTTTTACAGCGGTTATGAAGCCCTGTTTCCCCTAGATTCCGGCTATCCCCAACGAAAAAAACTCTACAACCTCTACCACATCCTCAACCACTTCAACCTGTTCGGCGGTGGCTACGGGGGACAAGCGGCCCGGATGATTGATCAGCTTTGA
- the clpP gene encoding ATP-dependent Clp endopeptidase proteolytic subunit ClpP, translating into MIPTVIESSGRGDRAFDIYSRLLRERIVFLGQPVTDELANLIVAQLLFLEADDSEKDIYLYINSPGGSVSAGMGIFDTMNQIRPDVSTICVGLAASMGAFLLSAGAKGKRRSLPHSRIMIHQPLGGAQGQATDIEIQAKEILYLKALLNQHLANHTGQPLDRIERDTDRDFFMSAQESKDYGLIDEVIDRRPSASQPV; encoded by the coding sequence ATGATCCCAACCGTTATTGAATCCTCCGGGCGTGGCGATCGCGCCTTTGACATCTATTCCCGTCTCCTGCGGGAACGGATTGTCTTTCTCGGCCAACCCGTCACCGATGAGTTAGCGAACCTGATCGTCGCTCAACTCCTTTTTCTCGAAGCCGATGATTCGGAAAAAGATATTTACCTCTATATCAACTCTCCCGGCGGCTCCGTGTCGGCGGGGATGGGCATTTTTGACACGATGAATCAAATTCGCCCCGATGTATCCACGATTTGTGTGGGTTTGGCGGCGAGTATGGGGGCTTTTTTGTTGAGTGCGGGCGCGAAGGGCAAACGCCGTAGTTTGCCCCATTCCCGGATTATGATCCATCAACCCCTCGGCGGGGCCCAAGGTCAGGCGACGGATATTGAAATTCAAGCCAAGGAAATTCTCTATCTCAAAGCCTTGCTCAATCAACATTTGGCGAACCATACCGGGCAACCCCTCGACCGGATCGAGCGGGATACCGACCGCGACTTTTTCATGTCGGCGCAGGAGTCGAAGGACTATGGGCTGATTGATGAGGTGATTGATCGGCGACCGTCGGCGAGTCAACCGGTGTAG